The genomic region GGGCCACGTCCACGGTGAAGCCGCGGTTCACGAGCTCCTGGTAGCCGTCCTCGTAGTAGAGGTCGGGGTCGCGCTCGAAGGTGGTCCTCAGCGCGTCGGCGAGCTCCTCGGCGGCCTCGGGCTCGATCAGCGTGACGCCGATGTACTCGCCGGTCGCGGTGGCCGGGTCCATCAGCTTGGTGATCCGCCGGACGCCCTTGCCGTCCTCGGTGATGACCTTCATCTCCTCGTCGGCGAGGGTCTTCACCGTGTCGAGGGCGAGGACGATCTTCCGGCCCTTGCCCCGTGCGTCCAGGAGGGTCTTCTCGACCGAGACCGGGTGCACGGTGTCGCCGTTGGCGAGGATGACGCCCTGCTTCAGGACCTCACGCGCGCACCAGAGGGAGTAGGCGTTGTTCCACTCCTCGGCCTTGTCGTTGTCGATGAGCGTCAGCGTCACGCCGTACTTCGCCTCGAACTCGGCCTTGCGGGCGTAGACCGCCTCCTTGCGGTAACCGACGACGACCGCGACCTCGGTGAGTCCGACCTCCGCGAAGTTGGCCAGCGTCAGGTCCAGGACCGTCTTCTCGCCGTCCACCGGCACCAGGGCCTTGGGCAGCGTGTCCGTGTAGGGACGCAGGCGGCGTCCGGCACCGGCAGCCAGTACGAGGCCGATCATGCGAGTTCTCCTTCGTCGTGTACGGCGGGGGCCGAGGAGGACACCCAGAAGCGGATGGACTCCACGAGCACCACCAGAGCCACGGCGGCCGCGAGCGCGGTGAGAGCCGTGGTGAAACCTGAACCGGAGGTCAGTACGGCGGCGAGTACGGCCACGACCAGGGTCCGGCCCTCGTGTCCGCCGATGGTGCGCACCAGCCACTGGGGCGGCGCTCCGGTGCCGCCCCGGATGCGGTACACCGTGTCGTAGTGATGGTAGGCGACGGCCGAAACCAGGCCGAATGCCGCGGGAACGGCGTGCGGTACGTCACTGCGGGCGGCCAGCACCAGGATCGTGCAGTATTCGGCGGCCCGGAAGAACGGGGGGACGAGCCAGTCGAGCGCGCCCTTGAGCGGCCGTGAGACGGCCAGTCCCGAGAGGGCCGCGTAGACCGCGGCGGCCCCCACGGTCAGCCAGCCGCCGTAGGGGGCGAACAGCGCCGCGGCGACCATGACCAGCGCTCCGGCGAACGCCAGGAGCGGGGCCGTGAAGCCGCCGCCCGGACGCCGGAGCACGGCGGCGACGGCCTGGGCGACCGGACCGGAGTCGGCCAGCTCCGCCAGGGCGCGGGCGGCGCGGTCGGTACGCCGCGCCTTGCGGGTCAGCGAGCGCAGCAGCCGGCCCGCCGTGGTGTAGCAGGCGGCCAGAGCGCAGCCGATGAGCAAGGCGTAGAAGACGATCCGGGGCGTGGTCACGGCGGTGAGCACGGCGATCATGGCCCAGCGTTCGCCGATCGGCAGCACTATCATCCGGCGCAGCCAGACCGTCCAGCCGACGCTGTCGAGCTTGTCGGAGAGCGCGGCGGTGGGGCTCGTGTTGGAGACCGCGTCGTGGTTGGCCTCGTTGAACGAGAAGTCGACGACGTGGCGGCAGGCCTGGAGCACCATCGCGCCGAGCGCCAGGACCCATACGTCGTCGCCGCCCCGGGCGGCGCCCAGGGCGAGACCCGCGTAGTACGCGTACTCCTTGGCCCGGTCGAAGGTGGCGTCCAGCCAGGCGCCCATCGTCGAGTACTGGAGCGAGTAGCGGGCGAGCTGCCCGTCGGTGCAGTCCAGGACGAAGGAGAGGAGCAGGAGCACTCCCGCCGCGACATAGCCGCCGCGGGTGCCGGTGGCCGCGCTGCCGGCCGCGATGAGCGCGGTGATCAGCGAGGCGGTGGTGACCTGGTTCGGGGTGAGGCCCCGGCGGGCGCACCAGCGGGCGATGTAGCGGGAGTACGGGCTGATGAAGAAGGTGGTGAAGAAGCCGTCGTGGGCCTTGACCGCGCTGCGCAGCCGCACGGCTTCGTCGTCGACGGCGGAGACGGCGGCCTGGGCGGCGCTCCGCTCCTCGGGGCCGGTGGGCACGGAGGCCGTGAGGGAACCGAGCTCGGGGCGCTGCACGGTGGTGCCCTCCGCGTCCAGCGCCACGGCCAGCCGGCCCGGCACGGTGCGGTCCTCGGTGACGGGTTCGGCACCGGGGGGAGCGACGGGGCTCCCGGCTCCGACGGCGGCCACGGCCCGCTGCAGGGCGCGGAGCAGCGCGGGTCGGGCCTCGGGCTGCGCGGTGAGCGCTCCGGGGATCGACGCGGCGACGAAGCGGGGGTCGGTGAGTCCGAGCCTGAGCGCGTGGACATGGCCGACGAAGCGGGGGTCCACGAGCGCGACGCGCCTGCTCGCGGGGACTGCGGCGAGCAGGTCGGCGGCCTCGGAGGCGTCGGCTGCGGCAGTCACGTCGAAACCGAGTGCCCGCAGATCGTCCTCGAGCGACGATCCGGGTACCGGCGCACCGGTGAGGATGGCGGTCGACAGACGAACTCACTCCTTGGCACTGAACGGGAACGGCGCGCGGACATGCGGCCCGGAGGTGGGCCGGAGGCGCGTCGGCTGAGGCTATCGGATGAACGGAAGACCGAGTTCACCGCCCGTTCGTGCTCCGTTCGGCCGAATCGGCCATCATGCGGCGCCGTTCGCGATCATCATCGTCGATCAAGGCCTCGCCCCACAAACCGCGTCGGGGAGAACGCATAAGCTGACGTGCATGACGTGGTTGATCACTGGCGGAGCCGGTTACATCGGGGCACATGTGGTGAAGGCCATGATGCGGGCCGGGGAAAAGGTGGTCGTGCTCGACGACCTCTCGACGGGCATCGAGGCGCGGCTGTCCGCGGACGTCGCGCTCGTGCGGGGGTCGGCCTCGGACCGCGAGGTCCTCGACCGGGTTCTGGCGGAACACGCCGTCACGGGTGTGGTGCATCTCGCGGCGAAGAAGCAGGTCGGGGAGTCCGTCGAGAAGCCGCTTCTCTACTACCGGGAGAACGTGGCCGGGCTCGGGGTGCTGCTGGAGGCCGTGGTCGCGGCCGGTGTGCCGCGCTTCGTCCTCTCCTCGTCCGCGGCGGTGTACGGCGTCCCGGACGTGGAGCTCATCACGGAGGAGACACCGTGCGCGCCGATCAATCCGTACGGCGAGACGAAGCTCGCCGGGGAGTGGCTGGTGCGCGCGACGGGGCGGGCCCACGGCATCTCGACGGCCTGCCTGCGCTATTTCAACGTGGCGGGGTCCGCCGAGCCCGAGCTGTCCGACACCGGTGTCTTCAACGTCGTACCGATGTTCTTCGACCGGCTGACGCGGGGCGAGGCGCCGCGGCTCTTCGGTGACGACTATCCGACGCCGGACGGCACCGGTGTACGCGACTACATCCATGTCGCCGATCTCGCGGAGGCGCACCTGGCGGTCGCCAGGCACCTGGACGGCACCTCGGACGGCGGAGACCTCACTGTGAACATCGGCCGGGGCGAGGGCGTGTCCGTGCGCCGGCTCGCCGAGCTGGTGGGCGAGGTCACCGGTCTGCGCACGGAGCCCGTGGTGGAGCCGCGCAGGCCGGGGGACGCGGCCCGGGCGGTCGCGTCGGCGGCCCGCGTGACCGAGAAGCTGGGCTGGACGGCACGCCGGGACATGCGCGAGATGGTGGAGTCGGCCTGGGAGGGCTGGTGCCTGCACCACCCGGAGGCCCGCGCCGCACGGTGAGGGAGCGGGGACCGGCGACGCTCTGACCTGCGATCGTTTCCGCAGGTCAGAGCACATGACAACGGTGTTCAGTGCCGTGTTGCCCGCTACCCCGCCCCCGTAGTTCACTGGCCGCATCGGGCGAGGTGCGTCAGACGTGTCCGAAGGACACGACGGCTGTACGGAGGCGTTCACATGGGGGCTGGCCACGATCACGGGCACACGCACGGAGGTCCGCCCCCGACGGGGACGGCCGCCGCCGCGTACCGGGGCCGGCTCCGGGTGGCCCTCGGCATCACGCTCGGCGTCATGGTCATGGAGATCGTCGGCGGGCTGCTCGCGGACTCGCTCGCCCTGATCGCGGACGCGGCCCACATGGCCACCGACGCGCTGGGGCTGGGCATGGCCCTGCTGGCGATCCACTTCGCCAACAAGCCCGCGGGCCCCAACCGCACCTTCGGTTTCGCCCGCGCCGAGATCCTCGCCGCCCTGGCCAACTGCCTGCTGCTCCTCGGCGTCGGCGGTTATCTGGTCTTCGAGGCCGTCGACCGATTCATCACCCCCGCGGAGACCAGAGGCGGCCTGGCCATCGCGTTCGCCGCCGTCGGTCTGGTGGCCAACGTCGTCTCCCTGTCCCTGCTGATGCGCGGGCAGCAGGACAGCCTCAATGTGCGGGGCGCCTATCTCGAGGTCGTCGCGGACACGCTCGGATCGGTGACGGTGCTGGTGTCGGCGGGCATCATCATGGCGACCGGCTGGCAGGCCGCCGACCCCATCGCCTCGCTGCTGATCGGCCTGATGATCGTCCCCCGTACGGTGAAACTGCTGCGGGAGACGCTCGACGTACTGCTGGAGTCGGCGCCCAAGGGGGTCGACATGGACGAGGTGCGCGCCCACATCACGGCCCTGCCCGGCGTACTGGACGTCCATGACCTGCACGCCTGGACGATCACCTCGGGCATGCCCGTCCTCTCCGCCCACGTGGTGGTGCACCAGGAGATGCTGGACTCGATCGGTCACGAGAAGCTCCTGCACGATCTCCAGAGCTGTCTCGGTCACCACTTCGACGTCGAGCACTGCACCTTCCAGCTGGAGCCGAGCGGTCACCAGGAGCACGAGGCGCGGCTCTGCCACTGACGGCGCCGCAGCACGGCCGGCGCCCGGTGCTAGGGTCTGCGGCGTGTCTTCGGGTCCGGAGGCCGGTGGGAGAGAAGGAGCTGAGGTCGATGACTGTCGCGACGACGGCTGCCCGGTGCAGCGATCGGTCCTCCTCCATCGTCCTCCGGGTCACCGGCTGACCGCTCGGCACTCCACACGCCGCGCCGGCCGGGGCCCTGTCATCCAAAGGGTTCCCACCTTGACCGACCACACGTACGACACTCCCTCCCGACGGCGTCACCGGCTGCCCACGAAGAGCCCCGGTTCCGATGCCACCACTCTGCGGCTGCTCGCCCTGGCGGGCCCGCTGCCGGATCGTCCGCGCGTCCTCGACCTGGGCTGCGGTCCGGGCAGCGCCGCTCTGCTGCTCGCCGCCGAGGCGGGCGCCCAGGTGACGGCGGTCGATCCGCACCAGCCATTCCTCGACGAGCTCACCGAGACCGCCGCGGCCCGTGGACTCGGTGACCTGATCCGTACGGTCCGGGCGGACACGGCCGGCCTCGTCGGGGCCGGCTTCGCCGACGGGTCCTACGATCTGGTCCGGGCCGAGGGTTCCGCGTACCTCACCGGGTCCGACACCGCGCTGCGGGACTTGCGGCGGCTGCTCGCCCCCGGCGGCTCGATGGTGATCACCGGCTGCGACCGCGCCACCGGCTCGCCGTCCCTGGCCGTGGAGGCGGGCTGCCATGTGGTCGGGGTGGCGACGGAGCCCGGCGGTGACCGGGACAGCTATGTGCTGCGCCCCTTCGATCCCCGCTGGAGGACCCGTCCCGAGACGGCGGCGGACCGCGACGCCGTGCACGGGGTCGTCGCTGCTGCCTTCCCGACGCGGGACGAGGCCGATCTGGTCGACGCCCTGCGCCGCGACCCCGGTGCCTGGATGCCCGGCCTCTCGTACGTCGCCGAGGCCCGGGACGGTTCCGTGGCGGCCCACGCCCTGCTGACCCGGTGCCATGTCGGGGACGCCCCGGCGCTCGCGCTGGCCCCGGTGGCGACCTCGCCGGGCCACCAGCGCGGCGGCGCCGGGCGTGCGGTGGTCCGGGCGGTGCTGGACGCCGCGCGACTGCGGGGCGAGTCACTCGTCCTGGTGCTCGGGCATCCGGAGTACTACCCGGCCTTCGGATTCGTTCCGGCGTCGCGGTTCGGGATCAGGCCGGGCTTCGAGGTTCCCGACGAGGCGATGATGGCGCTGGTCATGGATGATTCCGTCCCGGTGCCCAGCGGCACGATCCGCTACGCGGCGGCCTTCGGAGTCTGACGCCGTGTCCGTCCCGCCGCGTCCGTCCGGCGCGGCGGGACGGACATGCCAGCACCCGAAGTGCGGACAAGCGGCTTTTGTACGGCAGACTTGACCGCACTCGAGGGGCCCGGCGCACGAGGCCGGGAACCAAAGCGAAGGATGGGTATGCCGACCACACCAGCCACCGCGGCGAACAGCTCGTCGAACGGAACAGCGGACGCGATCATGCTCGAACTGGTCGATGAGAACGGCACCACCATCGGCACCGCGGAGAAGCTCGCCGCGCACCAGGCCCCCGGCCAGCTCCACCGGGCGTTCTCCGTCTTCCTCTTCGACGAGCAGGGGCGGCTGCTGCTGCAGCGCCGGGCACTCGGCAAGTACCACTCACCCGGTGTGTGGTCGAACACCTGCTGCGGCCACCCGTATCCGGGAGAGGCGCCGTTCGCGGCGTCCGCCCGGCGTACGTACGAGGAGCTGGGGGTCTCGCCCTCGCTGCTCGCCGCGGCGGGCACGGTCCGCTACAACCACCCCGATCCGGTGTCCGGCCTGGTCGAGCAGGAGTTCAACCACCTCTTCGTCGGCATGGTGCAGGAGCGCCTGCGGCCGGACGAGGAGGAGGTCGGCGAGACGGCCTTCGTGACCGCCGCCGAGCTCGCGGAGCGGCACGCCGCCGCACCGTTCTCGGCGTGGTTCATGACCGTGCTGGATGCCGCGCGGCCCGCGATCAGGGAGCTGACGGGACCGTCCGCGGGCTGGTGAAGCCGCCCGCCGTGCCGAGGGCGGTCAGAGCTGCGTCTTCAGGGGCAGCGCCGCCCAGATGATCTTGCCTCCGCCCGCGGTGTGCTCCACGTCGCAGGTGCCCCCCGCCTCGGCGGTGATCTCACGGACCAGGAGCAGCCCGCGGCCACCGGTCTGCGCGTAGTCGGTGACCAGTGCCGTGGGGCGGTAGGGGTGGTTGTCCTCGACGGAGACCCTGATCCACTCCGCGCCGATGGCCACCTCGACGGCCAGCTCGGGCGAGAGCAACGCAGCGTGCCGGACCGCGTTGGTGACCAGTTCCGACAGGATCAGCAGCAGCCCCTGGAGGATGTCGTCCTCGACGGGTACGCCCTGCCGGTCGAGCAGGTCCCGGACCGCGTGCCGGGCCTGCGGCACCGAGACGTCGACGGCGGGGGCTGTGAAGCGCCACACCCCCTCGTACGGCACGGGATGGGCCGGAACACTCCCACGGCTCTCCATGGACCGCCACCCGCTCTCGATTCGCATTCACCGACTATCGAGTAATGAGTGTCGGGAAGAGCGTGGTCCGGACTGCCACCCTGACCACAAGTGGTCACTTCTGTAAGCAATTTGACCGAGTGAGTATGACAGCGTCAGGTGATTGGACTACTTCTCGCCCTCTTCGGGCGTCATCTGGTCCTCACCGGGCTGACGCCCCGTCGCCCGCAGTAGTCGGCCCACGGGTGCGCACCGTACGGATAGCATCCGGCGCATGGACCTCAGGGAGCAGACGGTTCGGACGGAGCCGCGACTGGAGCACACGGTCGTGGACGGCGTCGCCACCGTCGTCATCAGCAACCCCGCCAAGCGCAACGCCATGAGCGCGCAGATGTGGCAGTCGCTGCCCGTGCTCCTGAAAGGGC from Streptomyces sp. QL37 harbors:
- a CDS encoding bifunctional class I SAM-dependent methyltransferase/N-acetyltransferase, whose protein sequence is MTDHTYDTPSRRRHRLPTKSPGSDATTLRLLALAGPLPDRPRVLDLGCGPGSAALLLAAEAGAQVTAVDPHQPFLDELTETAAARGLGDLIRTVRADTAGLVGAGFADGSYDLVRAEGSAYLTGSDTALRDLRRLLAPGGSMVITGCDRATGSPSLAVEAGCHVVGVATEPGGDRDSYVLRPFDPRWRTRPETAADRDAVHGVVAAAFPTRDEADLVDALRRDPGAWMPGLSYVAEARDGSVAAHALLTRCHVGDAPALALAPVATSPGHQRGGAGRAVVRAVLDAARLRGESLVLVLGHPEYYPAFGFVPASRFGIRPGFEVPDEAMMALVMDDSVPVPSGTIRYAAAFGV
- the idi gene encoding isopentenyl-diphosphate Delta-isomerase; amino-acid sequence: MPTTPATAANSSSNGTADAIMLELVDENGTTIGTAEKLAAHQAPGQLHRAFSVFLFDEQGRLLLQRRALGKYHSPGVWSNTCCGHPYPGEAPFAASARRTYEELGVSPSLLAAAGTVRYNHPDPVSGLVEQEFNHLFVGMVQERLRPDEEEVGETAFVTAAELAERHAAAPFSAWFMTVLDAARPAIRELTGPSAGW
- a CDS encoding DUF5941 domain-containing protein, with the translated sequence MTAAADASEAADLLAAVPASRRVALVDPRFVGHVHALRLGLTDPRFVAASIPGALTAQPEARPALLRALQRAVAAVGAGSPVAPPGAEPVTEDRTVPGRLAVALDAEGTTVQRPELGSLTASVPTGPEERSAAQAAVSAVDDEAVRLRSAVKAHDGFFTTFFISPYSRYIARWCARRGLTPNQVTTASLITALIAAGSAATGTRGGYVAAGVLLLLSFVLDCTDGQLARYSLQYSTMGAWLDATFDRAKEYAYYAGLALGAARGGDDVWVLALGAMVLQACRHVVDFSFNEANHDAVSNTSPTAALSDKLDSVGWTVWLRRMIVLPIGERWAMIAVLTAVTTPRIVFYALLIGCALAACYTTAGRLLRSLTRKARRTDRAARALAELADSGPVAQAVAAVLRRPGGGFTAPLLAFAGALVMVAAALFAPYGGWLTVGAAAVYAALSGLAVSRPLKGALDWLVPPFFRAAEYCTILVLAARSDVPHAVPAAFGLVSAVAYHHYDTVYRIRGGTGAPPQWLVRTIGGHEGRTLVVAVLAAVLTSGSGFTTALTALAAAVALVVLVESIRFWVSSSAPAVHDEGELA
- the galE gene encoding UDP-glucose 4-epimerase GalE encodes the protein MTWLITGGAGYIGAHVVKAMMRAGEKVVVLDDLSTGIEARLSADVALVRGSASDREVLDRVLAEHAVTGVVHLAAKKQVGESVEKPLLYYRENVAGLGVLLEAVVAAGVPRFVLSSSAAVYGVPDVELITEETPCAPINPYGETKLAGEWLVRATGRAHGISTACLRYFNVAGSAEPELSDTGVFNVVPMFFDRLTRGEAPRLFGDDYPTPDGTGVRDYIHVADLAEAHLAVARHLDGTSDGGDLTVNIGRGEGVSVRRLAELVGEVTGLRTEPVVEPRRPGDAARAVASAARVTEKLGWTARRDMREMVESAWEGWCLHHPEARAAR
- a CDS encoding cation diffusion facilitator family transporter — translated: MGAGHDHGHTHGGPPPTGTAAAAYRGRLRVALGITLGVMVMEIVGGLLADSLALIADAAHMATDALGLGMALLAIHFANKPAGPNRTFGFARAEILAALANCLLLLGVGGYLVFEAVDRFITPAETRGGLAIAFAAVGLVANVVSLSLLMRGQQDSLNVRGAYLEVVADTLGSVTVLVSAGIIMATGWQAADPIASLLIGLMIVPRTVKLLRETLDVLLESAPKGVDMDEVRAHITALPGVLDVHDLHAWTITSGMPVLSAHVVVHQEMLDSIGHEKLLHDLQSCLGHHFDVEHCTFQLEPSGHQEHEARLCH
- a CDS encoding ATP-binding protein — protein: MESRGSVPAHPVPYEGVWRFTAPAVDVSVPQARHAVRDLLDRQGVPVEDDILQGLLLILSELVTNAVRHAALLSPELAVEVAIGAEWIRVSVEDNHPYRPTALVTDYAQTGGRGLLLVREITAEAGGTCDVEHTAGGGKIIWAALPLKTQL
- a CDS encoding phosphocholine cytidylyltransferase family protein — translated: MIGLVLAAGAGRRLRPYTDTLPKALVPVDGEKTVLDLTLANFAEVGLTEVAVVVGYRKEAVYARKAEFEAKYGVTLTLIDNDKAEEWNNAYSLWCAREVLKQGVILANGDTVHPVSVEKTLLDARGKGRKIVLALDTVKTLADEEMKVITEDGKGVRRITKLMDPATATGEYIGVTLIEPEAAEELADALRTTFERDPDLYYEDGYQELVNRGFTVDVAPIGEVTWVEIDNHDDLARGREIACRY